A stretch of DNA from Candidatus Neomarinimicrobiota bacterium:
CGGTGCGATAATTCTCGGTGCGATAGTCGAGATCGCCGTCGGCCAGTTTAAACTCATCGGAAAACTGCGAAGATTCATCAGTCCCGTTGTGATAGGTCCTGTAATTATGCTCATCGGTCTTTCGCTCTTTAAAGTAGGCGCACCGAAAGCAGGAACCTACTGGCCTATATCAGGAGCCGTGATAATCGGTATAGTCCTCTTTAGCCAGGTATTTTCGAAAAAGAGCAGGTTTTTCAGACTGTTTCCTATCCTCAGCGCCATCCTGATAGGCTATTTCGCGGCGGCGTTCTTCACCTTTATCGGCGTTTTTGAACCGGGTCATCCGGCATATATCGACATGAGCGTGGTTTACTCATCGTCATGGTTCAAACCGCTTAATACGATATTCTTTCCGTGGGGACTACCGAAATTCAGCGTCGGATTCTTCTTTGCCGTTCTCGCCGGATACCTCGCCAGCATGATAGAATCGTTCGGCGATTATCATGCTGCAGCATATATGTCAGGCGCAGGCGACCCTACAGAAGAGATGCTCAATAAAGGTATTCGTTCGGAAGGATTAGGATGCCTTATTACGGGAATACTCGGAGGTTTTGCGAGCACTTCTTACTCGGAGAACATAGGACTCGTAGGAATTACCAAAGTGGCGTCGAGGCATGTTGTCATGCTCGGAGCCGGATTTTTGCTTATACTCGGGTTCTTCAGTAAATTCGGAGCGCTTGTGGCTACTATTCCCGAACCGATTGTCGGCGGTCTCTACTGCGCCCTCTTCGGTTTGATCTCCGCTGTCGGCATTCAACAACTCGCACGTGCCGACCTCTCGAGCGA
This window harbors:
- a CDS encoding purine/pyrimidine permease — translated: MTGPAKGIIYGIEDKPPMGKRIVLALQHVLTMFGATVSVPLLLGPVMGMSPTEIAILVSSVMLCSGVATFLQVTIGSRLPIIQGVSFSFLAPFFAIIAFAKTGNLSMQYIAGAIILGAIVEIAVGQFKLIGKLRRFISPVVIGPVIMLIGLSLFKVGAPKAGTYWPISGAVIIGIVLFSQVFSKKSRFFRLFPILSAILIGYFAAAFFTFIGVFEPGHPAYIDMSVVYSSSWFKPLNTIFFPWGLPKFSVGFFFAVLAGYLASMIESFGDYHAAAYMSGAGDPTEEMLNKGIRSEGLGCLITGILGGFASTSYSENIGLVGITKVASRHVVMLGAGFLLILGFFSKFGALVATIPEPIVGGLYCALFGLISAVGIQQLARADLSSDRNLMIAGLSLFMGLSMPAYIEGVSAFGFAPGAEAIASALPKSLSDIVNSVLSTGMAVAAIIG